The window cacCAGTACGCTTTAGGTAAAATTTCTCTTCCTCGGTCAGAATTTCAGGATCATATGCTTCAGTGGGGGCTTTAGGAATATCAAATTTCCTCAGCTTCTCAATCAACcattcttcctttcttttagCCTGAAGAAAGATTAAAATGTTAGTAAAGTTTAGTGGTTTGTGCATTAGAATAACTTTCACTTCTCTAAGACAAATGCTAAATTACCCCAGACCTTTCCACATGATAAACAAACATTCCCATATTCTATGTGTTAATGTTATATTTGGTCCCTAgcaaatactaaggaaagaaaaaaaaaatgtcaaagaaaataattttctcatgtttggttctactaaggaaaatatcaaataaaataaaatataattaaaagtagtTACAAActaatgcattttcaaattatttaatctttatatgaaAGAATTGAACCAAGTGAATTGAGtttaaagtaacatataaaaataatttattgattttaaatctattttttattttccttcactttttctttccttctaaattttctctattttcttttcctcacattttccctcaaattttctaggaaccaaacataacctaaattttttcattcaGTTCCACTCTGTTTTCCAATGATCAAAGATTCATAAAGAAAACATTGCATTTTTCCCAGTAAAGAAATTACAAGGAAAACCACCATTACAAACAACCAGTGGATCTGCTATAAGACTAGATTTAATCCTCAACAGGTATATGAGAAAACCAGACCACCTGTTTTTCCAGTATCTGAAGTTTTGAAAAAGGTTGGACAGTATAGACAAGCTTTTGCAGCAATGATTATGCATGCCTTGGTGCTACCATATATGTGATGTGTGCAAGAATTCCCATACAAATGTGGGTCACCCATCATGATCCAAAAACAATATAGGGATCAAATGAGAGCTCTTAAAATTAGAATCAGTAAATTGAGGCATTGTCAGCAATTCTTAATGACTGGAGATAATATAGTTGTATCAGTCTGAACTCTTCTGCAATGTTCGTATAAAGGCTGCCTAGATAAGATTgtgatataaaatttaaagaacAAGAATAAaaggtgaaaatctttaaaatgcAATAGAAAGACTCAAAAGGCAACAAACCTTTTCAAGTTTGTACCGAATCCTAACTTCTGGATTCGGAGATGTCATCTTCTTTTTTGCCTTTAGTCTGTAGAACCTGAGTTCATTCAATTTGGCTTTCCTAGACATTTTAACTcgtctcattttcttcttccctttctttGAGGTCCCAGTTTTACCAGGCAGCTCACCAATATTAAATCTGACAACATCACTGTCCGGCTTCAGTTCAATGGATGTATTGCTCATGTACCTAGCTCGTGCCCATTTTGAAAGAGCATCACCACACCCAACCATGTTGGACCCATGCCACAACAAAGTATTGCATGGAGACCATACACACTCCCCTGCAGCTACCTTGTAGCTTCTTGGGTGCATTTGCATGACATGAGATAGCATAAAGGTCGAGGAATTGGTCGCGGCTTTATATAATGATGAGAGTTTTGACACATTTTTAACTAGAAAGCAGCACCCAGCTAAAGAATGCCTGCATAGACAACAGATATCACATATCTCCCAAGAGCTCTGAAATCAAAAAGGGGCTTTATGAAAGGTACGGCCACAACATTTCAGTAGAATGATAACAAACCCATCattcatttacaaaaaaatcccaaaaattaGTGTCCTGTGGGGAAAACAAGATTCCAATTTCACAAAATTTCTACCAGAAACCAAACCCATTTAGGCTTATGCTGAAATCCCATCTCAATTCCAATGTAAAAACCTACTCTTAATTCCAAATATGATGAAATggcaataaaaaaacaaagatatatCTCAAGCCTAACCATTTACCAATGCCGAAAATTCTTTTCCCTTATAGTCTAAATCCAAGCACAACCCATTATTATCatgtaaaagaaaaaccatTATCATGAAACATCCTAATACGTTCAATTTTCACAGGAACGAACTGGGCAAAGTTGgagaaattattaaaagaaaaaaaagaaagtagggGTGGGGGGctacgaagaagaagaagcagtgATAGAAATCTGGGAGGAGACATGGAAagaagagagggagagagggtaCCTGTACATTTAGGAGACAGAGGTTGAGGAGAAAGGCCGCGGAGGAAGGTTACggtgtttcaattttcaaagGCTGCTTCACTCTTTTTGGCTTGAGGGCCTTTTTCGGTGTTTTGGGGCGTGGGTTGGGCCTCTTCTCTCCTCTCTCAATCCTCTTTATGTCGAACCTTTCCAAAAGCAGTCCATCTCTTCGATAAATTAAGGCGTGTTTGTCAACTATTTTCgaatctagagaaaaaaaaaaggacatatttattttttattttttatttttaaaagtaaaaaatacaatatttttaaataatatctttttaattaattttatttgatttttaaaataaaaaataaaaaataatgatatagaCATGtgtgaaataattaaaaataaaatattagatataaaaattattataaagttttcaaataaatttttattttataaaatatttgagaattattttaaaattttattttcaaaaattactttttagaactatttttaaaacagtaATCAAATAGGATCttaattcttcttttttcctaaGAACAACggggaaatttttttgaaaaatcgtTCAAAACAATCAACGTTTGCACctcatttataaatattaaaaaagccTTGGAAATcaccaaaatataaaaaattggtatAAAAAGTTTTCTTGCTTTATCTATCCCTAAGTATATAACAACcaaatatattttacttttttttcttttaacaataagaaacaaagttaaaattattaaacatttataatattttgaaaaagtttaaaaaaaaaatgtttataaagtTTCTATTCTTAAATCAATTCTTATTTCcgttccattaaaaaaattaaataggacGAGATGAGACGAGCAAATGAATTTCTCATGCCTAATCGACCTTGCCtcatttaacttttattttttgaaaatttttaatttaaaaaaattattttaaaactttttaaattacactaaaataaatatatttttacaaataattaaaatattataatttttataacttattttgttgaaaattatttattatcattatcattattattattattattattattattattattattattactctgTATTAAAAAtagggaaataaaaattaaattaaattaatttttaaaattagttttatatattATCAGGAATGGACAAAGCAATATCtgaacattttcaaaaaaatctcaaactcaCTTCTaacccatttatttaaatttcaaaccttTCTCATTAAGGACAAGGGGGACGAATACCCAAAACACCCCGTGTCATTATCATCCTTATTTCTAttcacttttcttctttattttctttctctcaaattttctgaaaTCAAACATATTCTAAAACTATTTTAGAGATCTTAGATACAATTGAAGATATCATAGTAAGGAAATCACACCAtgtttaacatttaaaaaataaaaaccggTAAACAACATGATTTTTTGTcatggaaaataatataataaataatgaattaaaagaataataattaatgattttttt of the Vitis vinifera cultivar Pinot Noir 40024 chromosome 10, ASM3070453v1 genome contains:
- the LOC100252943 gene encoding uncharacterized CRM domain-containing protein At3g25440, chloroplastic, giving the protein MYRHSLAGCCFLVKNVSKLSSLYKAATNSSTFMLSHVMQMHPRSYKVAAGECVWSPCNTLLWHGSNMVGCGDALSKWARARYMSNTSIELKPDSDVVRFNIGELPGKTGTSKKGKKKMRRVKMSRKAKLNELRFYRLKAKKKMTSPNPEVRIRYKLEKAKRKEEWLIEKLRKFDIPKAPTEAYDPEILTEEEKFYLKRTGEKKKNYVPVGRRGVFGGVVLNMHLHWKKHETVKVICKPCKVGQVYEYAEELARLSKGIMIDIKPNNTIIFYRGKNYVQPQVMSPPDTLSKSKALEKYRYEQSLEHTSQFIEKLENELEEYHKHLAQYRKQKENQP